The proteins below are encoded in one region of Halalkalicoccus jeotgali B3:
- the ribB gene encoding 3,4-dihydroxy-2-butanone-4-phosphate synthase — MTQRQRAATERAIGSFRSGSPVLIHDADDREGETDLIYPAGAVTPEAVSRLRNDAGGLVCVALSASVAGRLDLPFVQETLDHPAAEDHDLAYDDRSSFSLTVNHRNTRTGITDADRALTITALSEAAGEPDPGAFAETFRAPGHVHLLRAAEGLLSEREGHTEFGVALAEAADLPPAVVVCEMLDDHTGGALSPADARAYAQRHDLPYLEGRDLRAGLGR; from the coding sequence ATGACCCAGCGCCAGCGAGCCGCGACCGAACGCGCCATCGGGTCGTTTCGCTCGGGCTCCCCAGTGTTGATCCACGATGCCGACGACCGGGAGGGCGAGACCGATCTGATCTATCCCGCGGGCGCGGTCACGCCCGAGGCGGTCTCCCGTCTTCGCAACGACGCCGGCGGGTTGGTCTGTGTCGCACTCTCGGCCAGCGTCGCCGGCCGATTGGACCTGCCGTTCGTCCAGGAGACGCTCGACCACCCCGCGGCCGAAGACCACGATCTGGCCTACGACGACCGCTCGTCGTTCTCGCTGACGGTCAACCACCGCAATACTCGAACCGGGATCACCGACGCGGACCGTGCGCTGACGATCACCGCACTTTCCGAGGCCGCAGGCGAACCGGATCCCGGCGCTTTCGCCGAGACGTTCCGTGCACCGGGACATGTCCACCTGCTTCGGGCCGCCGAGGGACTGCTTTCCGAGCGCGAGGGCCACACCGAGTTCGGGGTTGCGCTCGCCGAGGCCGCCGACCTGCCGCCCGCGGTCGTCGTCTGCGAGATGCTCGACGACCACACGGGGGGAGCGCTCTCGCCGGCCGACGCGCGGGCCTACGCCCAACGCCACGACCTTCCCTACCTCGAGGGCCGGGACCTACGGGCCGGACTCGGTCGATAG
- a CDS encoding branched-chain amino acid transaminase has product MGFDEMDVDTIWMDGEFVDWDDAQIHVLSHGLHYGTGVFEGIRCYDTEEGPAIFRWDEHAKRLYDSGQPYGLEIDHDSEELEEATKELIRRQELESCYIRPIAFYGYDSLGVSPQDCPTRIAIAAWPWGAYLGEEALEEGVKVKVSSWRKHASSQIPTNAKTTGLYVNSLLAGEEARREGYVEALVLNKEGNVAEGPGENLFLVRDGEIYTPGLSEGILDGITRNSVITIARDLGYTVHDEATISRGELHTADELFFTGTAAEVTPIKQVDNVTVGERGPVTEELQSRFFDVVERRTDDYDEWFSYV; this is encoded by the coding sequence ATGGGATTCGACGAGATGGACGTCGACACGATCTGGATGGACGGCGAGTTCGTCGACTGGGACGACGCCCAGATCCACGTCCTCAGCCACGGGCTGCACTACGGTACCGGCGTGTTCGAAGGGATCCGTTGTTACGACACCGAGGAGGGTCCCGCGATCTTTCGCTGGGACGAACACGCAAAACGGCTCTATGACTCGGGCCAGCCCTACGGACTGGAGATCGACCACGACTCCGAGGAGCTCGAAGAGGCGACGAAGGAACTGATCCGGCGTCAGGAACTCGAATCCTGTTACATCCGCCCGATCGCCTTCTACGGCTACGACAGCCTGGGCGTGAGTCCACAGGACTGCCCGACGCGGATCGCCATCGCCGCCTGGCCGTGGGGTGCGTATCTCGGCGAGGAAGCCCTCGAGGAAGGCGTGAAGGTCAAGGTCTCCTCGTGGCGCAAGCACGCCTCGAGCCAGATCCCGACCAACGCAAAAACGACGGGGCTCTACGTGAACAGCCTGCTCGCCGGCGAGGAGGCCCGCCGGGAGGGCTACGTCGAGGCACTCGTGTTGAACAAGGAGGGCAACGTCGCCGAGGGCCCCGGCGAGAACCTCTTTCTGGTCCGGGACGGCGAGATCTACACCCCCGGGCTCTCGGAGGGAATTTTGGATGGGATCACCCGCAACAGCGTCATCACCATCGCCCGCGATCTGGGCTACACGGTTCACGACGAGGCGACGATCAGCCGCGGGGAGCTACACACTGCCGACGAGCTCTTCTTTACGGGGACCGCCGCGGAGGTCACCCCGATCAAGCAGGTCGACAACGTCACCGTCGGCGAGCGCGGCCCCGTCACCGAGGAGCTCCAGTCGCGCTTTTTCGACGTCGTCGAGCGCCGGACCGACGACTACGACGAGTGGTTCAGCTACGTGTAG
- the tatC gene encoding twin-arginine translocase subunit TatC, translated as MGEHRRSGRERAVPDGGTTTTAATAEEEADVGGLSAPSEDQEMPLADHIEEMIKRLAIVIVVAGSVSIVVFPLADQLITFIWYSVLPGGDVAQPRVYGPLEFVLARIKVASLAGLIVALPVMVYETYRFMRPGLYRNERKYYLAAVPTSLILAIVGVLFAFFVVLPAIFTYFLTYSQDAGAIAFGLGDTFGLMLILMGYLAIVFQIPLLIMLAIMMGLTTRRWLTERRLYFWGAFLGVAFVSSPDPTGMAPIIVALTMVGLFEGTLLILRWVGR; from the coding sequence ATGGGCGAGCATCGCAGGTCCGGCCGTGAGCGGGCCGTCCCCGACGGCGGCACGACCACGACAGCGGCCACGGCCGAGGAGGAAGCCGACGTCGGCGGACTCTCCGCACCCTCCGAGGACCAGGAGATGCCGCTTGCCGACCACATCGAGGAGATGATAAAGCGACTGGCGATCGTCATCGTCGTCGCCGGATCGGTCAGCATCGTCGTCTTCCCGCTTGCCGACCAGCTCATCACCTTCATCTGGTACTCCGTGCTTCCGGGCGGCGACGTCGCCCAACCCCGGGTGTACGGCCCCTTGGAGTTCGTCCTCGCGCGCATCAAGGTCGCCAGTCTCGCGGGGTTGATCGTCGCACTGCCGGTGATGGTCTATGAGACCTACCGGTTCATGCGTCCGGGCCTCTACCGGAACGAGCGCAAGTACTACCTCGCGGCCGTTCCCACGAGCCTGATCCTGGCTATCGTGGGCGTGCTCTTCGCGTTTTTCGTCGTCTTGCCCGCTATCTTCACCTACTTCCTGACGTACTCACAGGACGCCGGCGCGATCGCGTTCGGGCTGGGCGATACCTTCGGGCTCATGTTGATCCTGATGGGGTATCTCGCGATCGTCTTTCAGATTCCGCTGTTGATCATGCTGGCGATCATGATGGGGCTCACGACGAGGCGGTGGCTCACCGAACGACGGCTCTACTTCTGGGGGGCGTTTCTCGGCGTCGCGTTCGTCTCCAGTCCCGACCCGACGGGGATGGCCCCCATCATCGTCGCGCTGACGATGGTCGGCCTCTTCGAAGGGACGCTGTTGATACTGCGGTGGGTCGGCCGGTAA
- the tatC gene encoding twin-arginine translocase subunit TatC, with protein sequence MSGSIVDEDTARSLNSGRETIGAVLSTIQTHLQKVFIVFVVGFLGTFYALRAVVWDWLRSVTVSGMPPEVIDRFAIIVTTPFEVILLQAKIGIVAGILVSIPPLLYLSRHELRARGYWPQTPIARWKLVGIALMSLLLFLGGVSYAYGLFFPLILGFLAEFSYGVGVDPTWSIVMWTEFLVLLTVSFGLAAQLPLAMCSLAYAEIVPYETFRDKWKYAVLGIFIFGAMFSPPDPISQIMWAVPLVILYAFSLGLTRFVVTLKRGGRANVRGTLKRNLPLLFGAPLLLAAGAYGALVAGLGEYFNELLLEPRDIALPQALWLQELLGVPREVALAVGAAAVLFAVAFVLVVFYLLISSVEQSPPGPTGRMGDPEAIDLSELDAAGVRAAPGGAFAALSEEEALAIAREAMDEENPEKAQAVLDRFDAIHAEEAEPATAADSEDAAAESAGEDDEEDVGGILTGTATGMFAAFSEEKDEDDIGGYLYDVKYIADSLRSRLLWIFAVFGVVLIGVFTFFYIGGVRIITQDFVSRMPRAVVSIDDVRVVDLHPVETLMFIIKVSTLVALLSIVPMVLYFAWPAMKERGLTRGQRSVVYEWTVAIALALAGGTLLGYYYIAPGLIGFLVYDATQAGMVISYRISKFSWLIIYTTVGVGLLACVPLTMWMLFRGKVASYWGMRTRWREVTIAVFAVAGLVTPVSVLTMFIVAIPTMLAYGVGLAGLWAITLGGRRDFTERPETGPDAGNSKWLALIIVVFLVIGGAVAATGGGIGSVLSDDIPDAPGPTEGDDPATGSDDNGTDTDSPAEDPEATSGDGSAAEPDDDGSSGSGDSAGDGSADTDSGPFEGDDESGDSSDSAGSDTDASEDSDGNGGTDGSDDDGENGSSGIDVREPIDG encoded by the coding sequence ATGTCGGGTTCGATCGTCGACGAGGACACCGCCCGGAGTCTGAACAGCGGGCGAGAGACGATCGGGGCGGTACTGTCGACGATCCAGACCCACCTCCAGAAGGTCTTCATCGTTTTCGTCGTCGGCTTTCTCGGTACCTTCTATGCGCTCCGGGCCGTCGTCTGGGACTGGCTCCGATCGGTCACGGTCTCGGGGATGCCCCCGGAGGTGATCGATCGCTTCGCGATCATCGTCACGACCCCCTTCGAGGTGATCCTACTGCAGGCGAAAATCGGGATCGTCGCCGGAATCCTCGTCTCGATTCCGCCGCTGCTCTATCTCTCGCGACACGAACTGCGCGCGCGGGGCTACTGGCCCCAGACCCCGATCGCACGCTGGAAGCTCGTCGGGATCGCGCTCATGTCGCTGTTGTTGTTTCTGGGTGGGGTCTCGTATGCCTACGGCCTGTTTTTCCCGCTCATCCTCGGGTTTCTCGCGGAGTTCTCCTACGGCGTCGGGGTCGACCCGACGTGGTCGATCGTCATGTGGACGGAGTTTCTCGTCCTGCTTACGGTCTCGTTCGGGCTGGCCGCCCAGTTACCCCTCGCGATGTGTTCGCTCGCCTACGCCGAGATCGTCCCCTACGAGACGTTCCGGGACAAGTGGAAGTACGCGGTGCTCGGGATCTTCATCTTCGGCGCGATGTTCTCGCCGCCCGATCCCATCTCCCAGATCATGTGGGCGGTTCCGCTCGTGATCCTGTACGCGTTCAGCCTCGGCCTGACGCGCTTTGTCGTCACGCTCAAGCGGGGCGGTCGGGCCAACGTTCGGGGCACCCTAAAGCGGAACCTCCCGCTTCTGTTCGGCGCCCCGCTGTTGCTCGCTGCCGGAGCCTACGGCGCGCTCGTCGCCGGACTGGGCGAATATTTCAACGAACTGCTGCTCGAACCGCGTGATATCGCCCTCCCGCAGGCGCTCTGGCTGCAGGAACTGCTGGGCGTCCCCCGCGAGGTCGCGCTGGCGGTCGGGGCCGCGGCGGTCCTGTTCGCCGTGGCGTTCGTTCTGGTCGTCTTTTACTTGCTCATCTCCTCGGTCGAGCAGTCCCCCCCGGGGCCGACCGGCCGGATGGGCGATCCCGAGGCCATCGACCTCTCGGAACTCGACGCGGCGGGCGTTCGGGCCGCACCCGGAGGGGCCTTCGCGGCGCTCTCCGAGGAGGAGGCGCTTGCGATCGCCCGCGAGGCGATGGACGAGGAGAACCCCGAGAAGGCCCAGGCAGTCCTCGATCGGTTCGACGCGATCCACGCCGAGGAGGCAGAACCCGCCACGGCGGCCGACTCGGAGGACGCGGCCGCCGAGAGCGCCGGGGAAGACGACGAGGAGGACGTCGGCGGGATCCTGACGGGAACCGCGACGGGGATGTTCGCGGCGTTCTCCGAGGAGAAGGACGAGGACGACATCGGCGGGTACCTCTACGACGTCAAGTACATCGCCGACAGCCTCCGCTCGCGGCTGTTGTGGATCTTCGCGGTCTTCGGGGTCGTACTGATCGGGGTCTTTACGTTCTTCTACATCGGCGGGGTGCGGATCATCACCCAGGACTTCGTCTCGCGGATGCCACGGGCCGTCGTCAGCATCGACGACGTCCGGGTCGTCGACCTCCACCCCGTCGAGACGCTGATGTTCATCATCAAGGTGAGCACCCTCGTGGCGTTGCTCTCGATCGTGCCGATGGTGCTGTACTTCGCGTGGCCGGCGATGAAAGAGCGCGGGCTGACGCGGGGCCAGCGCTCGGTGGTCTACGAGTGGACCGTCGCGATCGCGCTGGCGTTGGCCGGGGGTACCCTGCTCGGGTACTACTACATCGCACCCGGCCTCATCGGGTTTCTCGTCTACGACGCCACCCAGGCCGGGATGGTGATCTCCTATCGTATCAGCAAGTTCTCGTGGCTGATCATCTACACCACCGTCGGCGTCGGGTTGCTCGCTTGCGTGCCGCTCACGATGTGGATGCTCTTTCGGGGCAAGGTCGCCTCCTACTGGGGGATGCGCACCCGCTGGCGCGAGGTGACCATCGCCGTCTTCGCCGTCGCCGGGCTCGTGACGCCGGTCAGCGTCCTGACGATGTTCATCGTCGCGATCCCGACGATGCTCGCCTACGGGGTCGGCCTCGCGGGGCTGTGGGCCATCACCCTCGGCGGGCGACGCGACTTCACCGAGCGCCCGGAGACCGGACCCGACGCCGGCAACTCGAAGTGGCTCGCGTTGATCATCGTCGTGTTCCTCGTGATCGGGGGCGCCGTCGCGGCCACCGGCGGGGGGATCGGGTCGGTGCTCTCGGATGATATCCCCGACGCCCCCGGTCCCACCGAGGGCGATGACCCGGCGACCGGAAGCGACGACAACGGGACGGATACCGATTCGCCGGCTGAGGACCCCGAGGCCACAAGCGGTGACGGCTCGGCCGCCGAACCCGACGACGACGGGAGTTCGGGGAGCGGCGACTCGGCCGGCGACGGTTCGGCGGACACCGACTCGGGCCCCTTCGAGGGCGATGACGAGTCCGGCGATTCGAGCGACTCTGCCGGCTCCGATACCGACGCTTCCGAGGACTCCGACGGGAACGGCGGAACGGACGGGAGCGACGACGATGGCGAAAACGGGAGTTCGGGGATCGACGTTCGCGAGCCGATCGACGGGTAG
- a CDS encoding DUF4397 domain-containing protein, which produces MTEYTRRGVLAALGAGMALSAGTTVAGADTHDRNQENVARVVHLSPDAPAIDVHVDGELWFEGVEPLTLQEGTTPAEPGTYDVAVVPTGEGVENALLETETTVESGPSTLAALGEVCAVSGNEFDLVALTDDYSPPPSGQARLRAVHASPDTPAVDVMTEGGTMVAEGLSFGDSRTTAVPAGETVVAINATDGKTIARFEIAPEAGRVYSAFGVGYQDPESAPDAAPDGLGFSLAISEDAAPGEQ; this is translated from the coding sequence ATGACCGAGTACACCAGACGCGGCGTTCTCGCCGCGCTCGGAGCCGGAATGGCCCTCTCTGCCGGAACCACCGTCGCCGGTGCGGACACTCACGACCGGAACCAGGAGAACGTCGCCCGCGTCGTGCACCTCTCGCCGGACGCCCCGGCGATCGACGTCCACGTCGACGGCGAGTTGTGGTTCGAGGGCGTCGAGCCCCTCACGCTCCAGGAGGGCACGACACCCGCCGAGCCGGGCACCTACGACGTCGCCGTCGTCCCGACCGGCGAAGGCGTCGAGAACGCCCTCCTCGAAACCGAGACGACCGTCGAATCGGGGCCGAGTACCCTCGCTGCGCTCGGCGAGGTCTGTGCGGTGAGCGGCAACGAGTTCGATCTGGTGGCGTTGACGGACGATTACAGCCCGCCACCGTCGGGTCAGGCCCGCCTGCGGGCGGTCCACGCCTCACCCGATACGCCCGCGGTCGACGTCATGACCGAGGGCGGCACGATGGTCGCGGAGGGACTTTCGTTCGGGGACAGTCGAACGACGGCGGTTCCGGCGGGCGAGACCGTCGTGGCGATCAACGCCACCGACGGAAAGACCATCGCCCGCTTCGAGATCGCACCCGAGGCCGGGCGCGTCTACTCGGCGTTCGGCGTCGGCTACCAGGACCCCGAATCGGCACCCGACGCCGCCCCCGACGGACTCGGGTTCTCGCTTGCGATCAGCGAGGACGCCGCGCCGGGCGAGCAGTAA
- a CDS encoding ribbon-helix-helix domain-containing protein — MPKISVEVPRELLADLDAHVGDDGKFVNRSEAIRASVRKTLDLLDEIDDRHGRLDDELE; from the coding sequence ATGCCCAAGATAAGCGTCGAAGTGCCCCGTGAGCTGCTTGCTGACCTCGACGCCCACGTCGGCGACGACGGGAAGTTCGTCAACCGAAGCGAGGCGATCCGCGCCTCGGTACGAAAGACGTTGGACCTGCTCGACGAGATCGACGATCGCCACGGACGCCTCGACGATGAACTCGAGTGA
- a CDS encoding queuosine precursor transporter: MNSSESNAPRLVLAAAFVTALVVAQLLAVKILALSLPVGLPVVGSEIIVPAGVLAYAITFLATDCYGELYGKRPARTLVTVGFAMILLMLALLWLAILAPGSPAGVDPELFEQVLAPSTNVVLGGLLAYLVSQHWDVIAFHGIRERTGDRLLWARNVGSTATSQALDTVVFVLVAFSLAPTLFGIGVALPAGELLALIVGQYLLKLLIALADTPVVYGVVGLVHSRRDERGATPAD; this comes from the coding sequence ATGAACTCGAGTGAGTCGAACGCGCCGCGACTCGTGCTGGCGGCGGCGTTCGTTACGGCGCTGGTCGTCGCCCAGTTGCTCGCGGTGAAGATCCTCGCACTTTCGCTCCCCGTCGGGCTGCCGGTCGTCGGAAGCGAGATCATCGTTCCCGCGGGCGTGCTGGCGTACGCGATCACGTTCCTCGCCACCGACTGTTACGGAGAACTCTACGGCAAACGTCCTGCTCGGACGCTGGTGACGGTCGGTTTTGCGATGATCCTCCTCATGCTGGCGTTGCTCTGGCTCGCGATCCTCGCACCCGGATCGCCCGCGGGCGTCGACCCCGAGCTGTTCGAGCAAGTCCTGGCCCCGAGTACGAACGTCGTCCTCGGCGGCCTCCTCGCGTATCTCGTCAGCCAGCACTGGGACGTGATCGCCTTCCACGGGATCCGCGAGCGAACCGGCGACCGGCTGTTGTGGGCTCGTAACGTCGGCTCGACGGCGACCAGCCAGGCGCTCGATACCGTCGTGTTCGTCCTCGTGGCGTTCTCGCTTGCGCCCACGCTGTTCGGGATCGGGGTGGCGCTTCCGGCGGGCGAACTACTGGCGCTGATCGTCGGCCAGTACCTGCTCAAACTGCTGATCGCGCTCGCGGACACGCCCGTGGTGTACGGGGTCGTCGGGCTGGTGCACTCGCGCCGGGACGAGCGCGGAGCGACGCCCGCCGACTAG
- a CDS encoding 23S rRNA (uridine(2552)-2'-O)-methyltransferase — MAGKDEYYNKAKQQGYRSRAAYKLQQLDEMEDLLSHGDRVVDLGAAPGGWLQVASERVGTGTVIGVDLQRIDSLEGVETIKGDMTDEGTRGEIIERIGEADTVLSDMAPNMTGEYSLDQARSVHLARQAFETAREILTPGGDLVVKVFEGRDLDALRDDMEAEFEYVRTTSPAASREESSEVYLIAKGFLTAPVEAGQRLTVGIKDVGSEGDGIAKVEGFTVFVPDAGEDESAEIEIEEVKPNFAFAKRLD, encoded by the coding sequence ATGGCCGGCAAGGACGAGTACTACAACAAGGCGAAACAGCAGGGGTATCGCTCCCGGGCGGCGTACAAGCTCCAGCAGCTCGACGAAATGGAGGACCTCCTCTCACACGGGGACCGCGTCGTCGATCTGGGTGCCGCCCCGGGCGGGTGGCTCCAAGTCGCAAGCGAGCGCGTCGGCACCGGAACCGTGATCGGCGTCGACCTCCAGCGAATCGACTCGCTGGAAGGGGTCGAGACGATCAAGGGCGACATGACCGACGAGGGAACGAGGGGGGAGATAATCGAGCGCATCGGCGAGGCCGACACGGTACTCTCGGACATGGCGCCCAACATGACCGGCGAGTACTCGCTCGATCAGGCCCGCTCGGTCCACCTCGCCCGCCAGGCGTTCGAGACCGCCCGCGAGATCCTGACCCCGGGGGGCGATCTCGTCGTGAAGGTCTTCGAGGGACGGGACCTCGACGCGCTCAGGGACGACATGGAGGCGGAGTTCGAGTACGTCCGCACCACCTCGCCTGCGGCCTCACGCGAGGAGTCCTCGGAGGTCTACCTGATCGCGAAGGGCTTCCTGACCGCGCCGGTCGAGGCCGGCCAACGGCTGACCGTCGGGATCAAGGACGTCGGAAGCGAGGGCGACGGGATCGCGAAAGTGGAGGGCTTTACCGTGTTCGTTCCCGACGCCGGGGAGGACGAGAGCGCCGAGATCGAGATCGAGGAGGTCAAGCCGAACTTCGCGTTCGCGAAGCGGCTCGACTAG
- a CDS encoding DNA polymerase sliding clamp: protein MFNAIVSADTLGTALDSVSALVEECTIHLNEDGLAIRAVDPANVGMVDLSLDATAFESYEADGGRIGVNLSRLEDTVGMADAGQLVHLELDEETRKLHIQIDGLEYTLALIDPDSIRQEPDIPDLDLPANVVVEGRDINRAVKAADMVSDHIALGVDEADSLFYVDAEGDTDDVHLELDESDLIDLTPGPAHSLFSLDYLKDMNKAIPSDGEVTLELGEEFPVKLHFEIAEGEGQVTYMLAPRIQSD, encoded by the coding sequence ATGTTCAACGCGATCGTGAGTGCCGACACGCTCGGGACGGCGCTCGATTCGGTGAGCGCACTGGTCGAGGAGTGTACGATCCACTTAAACGAAGACGGGCTTGCGATCCGGGCTGTCGACCCCGCGAACGTCGGCATGGTCGATCTCTCGCTCGACGCGACCGCCTTCGAGTCCTACGAGGCCGACGGCGGGCGTATCGGCGTCAACCTCTCGCGGCTCGAAGACACCGTCGGGATGGCAGACGCCGGTCAACTGGTCCACCTCGAACTCGACGAGGAGACCCGCAAGCTCCACATCCAGATCGACGGGCTCGAGTACACGCTCGCGCTGATCGATCCCGATTCCATCCGCCAGGAGCCCGATATCCCCGATCTGGACCTGCCCGCGAACGTCGTCGTCGAGGGCCGGGACATCAACCGCGCGGTCAAGGCCGCCGACATGGTGAGCGATCACATCGCGCTGGGCGTCGACGAGGCCGACTCGCTGTTTTACGTCGACGCCGAGGGCGACACCGACGACGTCCACCTCGAACTCGACGAGAGCGATCTGATCGATCTCACCCCGGGCCCGGCCCACTCGCTGTTTAGCCTCGACTACCTGAAGGACATGAACAAGGCCATCCCCTCCGATGGCGAGGTCACCCTCGAACTCGGCGAGGAGTTCCCCGTCAAACTCCACTTCGAGATCGCAGAAGGCGAGGGCCAGGTCACCTACATGCTCGCACCGCGCATCCAGAGCGACTAG
- a CDS encoding 2Fe-2S iron-sulfur cluster-binding protein has protein sequence MHVVGLERSGKRRETVRVDPDESLLAAAERSGIGLPFGCRIGVCGTCTGRVLDGEMRHVEPPRALKDRHLEAGYVLTCIATPEVDCTVEVGTDVRARLFENPWR, from the coding sequence ATGCACGTCGTGGGTCTCGAACGGTCGGGCAAGCGACGCGAAACGGTACGGGTCGATCCCGATGAGTCCCTGCTCGCCGCCGCCGAGAGATCGGGAATCGGTCTGCCCTTTGGCTGTCGGATCGGGGTCTGTGGGACCTGTACCGGACGGGTTCTCGACGGTGAGATGCGCCACGTCGAACCGCCGCGAGCGCTCAAGGATCGCCACCTCGAAGCGGGCTACGTCCTGACCTGTATCGCGACGCCGGAGGTCGACTGTACGGTCGAGGTGGGGACGGACGTCCGCGCTCGCCTGTTCGAGAACCCGTGGCGATGA
- a CDS encoding selenium-binding protein SBP56-related protein, with translation MSSSHTGEHSEHPEVEGPGYATPQAAIEESERETVAYVIGLYTGTDIDAPDFLAVVDVDPESSTYGEITHRIEMPTKGDELHHFGWNACSSSCHMEGLERRYLVVPGNRSSRITVIDTKERDHPEIVRVIEPEEVHELDLSAPHTVHCPAGGGVMVSMLGDADGELPGGFLELNEDLEIEGRWDLPGEIEMNYDFWYQPRHNVMISSEWAAPETYQPGFDMEDVEAGKYGHRLHFWNWGDKTVEQTVDLGEEGLVPLEVRFLHSPEATHGYVNAALSSNIFHFFEDREARSASEGASGDEPRADGRWRAEKVIDFEGRDLEGWDMPVPALPTDILISMDDRYLFGANWLHGEVWMYDISDPANPRHADSISIGGYFGDVREVKGRELAAGPQMVQLSLDGERLYWTTSLYSTWDDQFFPEEKERGSVMLKADVDPRRGTLTLDEDFLVDFGTLPEGPARAHEIRWPDGDCTSDVWQ, from the coding sequence ATGAGCAGTTCACACACAGGCGAACACAGCGAACACCCCGAGGTTGAAGGACCGGGATACGCGACGCCGCAGGCCGCGATCGAGGAGTCCGAACGGGAAACGGTCGCGTACGTCATCGGATTATACACCGGGACGGACATCGACGCGCCGGACTTCCTGGCCGTGGTCGATGTCGATCCGGAGTCCTCGACCTACGGCGAGATAACGCATCGGATCGAGATGCCGACGAAGGGCGATGAACTCCATCACTTCGGGTGGAACGCCTGCTCGTCGTCGTGCCATATGGAGGGATTAGAGCGACGCTACCTCGTGGTTCCGGGTAACCGGTCTTCGCGGATCACGGTCATCGATACAAAGGAGAGGGATCATCCCGAGATCGTCCGCGTCATCGAACCGGAGGAGGTGCACGAACTCGATCTCTCGGCTCCCCACACCGTTCACTGTCCCGCCGGCGGTGGGGTCATGGTCAGCATGCTCGGGGATGCCGACGGCGAACTTCCCGGGGGCTTTCTCGAACTGAACGAGGACCTCGAAATCGAGGGACGCTGGGATCTCCCCGGGGAGATCGAGATGAACTACGACTTCTGGTATCAGCCGCGTCACAACGTGATGATCTCCTCGGAGTGGGCCGCGCCGGAGACCTATCAGCCAGGGTTCGACATGGAGGACGTCGAGGCCGGCAAGTACGGCCACCGACTGCACTTCTGGAACTGGGGGGACAAGACGGTCGAGCAGACGGTCGACCTCGGAGAGGAAGGGCTGGTCCCGCTCGAAGTACGTTTCCTTCACAGCCCCGAGGCGACCCACGGCTACGTCAACGCGGCGCTATCCTCGAACATCTTCCACTTCTTCGAGGACCGCGAGGCGCGGAGCGCCTCGGAGGGTGCGAGCGGCGATGAGCCGCGAGCAGACGGCCGGTGGCGCGCCGAGAAGGTCATCGACTTCGAGGGGCGCGACCTCGAGGGCTGGGACATGCCGGTTCCGGCGCTCCCGACGGACATCCTGATCTCGATGGACGACCGCTACCTGTTCGGGGCGAACTGGCTCCACGGCGAGGTCTGGATGTACGACATCTCCGATCCGGCGAACCCGCGACACGCCGACTCGATCTCTATCGGAGGCTACTTCGGCGACGTCAGGGAGGTCAAGGGACGCGAACTGGCGGCCGGGCCACAGATGGTGCAGTTGAGCCTCGACGGCGAGCGCCTCTACTGGACGACCTCGCTGTACTCGACGTGGGACGACCAGTTCTTCCCCGAGGAGAAAGAGCGCGGATCGGTCATGCTCAAGGCCGACGTCGACCCTCGACGGGGAACGCTGACGCTCGACGAGGACTTTCTCGTCGACTTCGGGACCCTCCCCGAAGGGCCGGCCCGGGCCCACGAGATCCGCTGGCCCGACGGCGACTGCACCAGCGACGTCTGGCAGTAA
- a CDS encoding GNAT family N-acetyltransferase, with translation MNAPSYIRPPGSNGLVGIQSAERWDEGIGSQLLAAAKTELECDRLALSVLAGNEVGVEFYERWGFDRVEERTVELSGVEHREYRYEKAI, from the coding sequence GTGAACGCCCCCAGTTATATACGACCGCCGGGGTCGAACGGTCTAGTCGGGATCCAATCCGCCGAGCGCTGGGACGAGGGGATCGGCAGTCAGTTGCTTGCGGCGGCCAAAACGGAACTCGAATGTGACCGACTCGCGCTGTCGGTACTCGCCGGAAACGAGGTTGGCGTCGAGTTCTACGAGAGATGGGGGTTCGACCGTGTCGAGGAGCGGACAGTGGAGTTGAGCGGTGTAGAGCATCGGGAGTACCGCTACGAGAAGGCGATTTGA